The Bombus vancouverensis nearcticus chromosome 3, iyBomVanc1_principal, whole genome shotgun sequence genomic sequence catGACACGTGGATCCAAATGTTTCTTTCATAGCTTGATCAGTTCCAGTAAGAACGTAGCTACAAGTTCCCATAGTACCACCAATTAAAACAGGTTGACCTGTTAATTGATAGTCTACAGGAATCAGAGGATGGTGAGGTGGAAATGCTCTTGTAGATCCCTATGAACAATATAGTAATTATGTAAACATCCTTCAATATAGTTAGTAGCAATTTACTTTCATTTCATTTACCTTCCTATGCACTAGAAGGGTTTTCTGTTTTCCGTCGACCATATGTTCTtctatttttgcaatattatgGGAGACATCATATATAACATGCATGTCTAAATCATCGGGAGACTGTCGGAACTGTTTGGCAAATGCTTGTCGACTGAGGAATGTCATAGAGCTTCTATTGACCCATGCAAAATTGGCAGCTGCAGCCATAGCTTTTAGATAATCTTGACCTTCTTGAGATTTTATATGAGCGCAAGCTAACTGCCTATCGTTAGTTTCGATATTGTCTCGTTTCATGGCCTTTTCCATTTGTACAAGTGCATCTGTActacataaaaaatttaatatacactgCTTTTTAAAAATGGATTTATTACGTATCTATTACCAGTTGCAACTTGGTGTCCAAATCCTCTGCTACCAGAATGAATCATCACACAAATTTGACCCTTTTCTTCAATACCCATTTTACATGCTGCCCATTTGTCGTAAATTTGATCTACTACTTGAATCTCTGCATAGTGGTTTCCTGCACCTAATGTTCCTAGCTGTAAAATAAATTGTTGTAGTAATCAAGaattcttaaatatttatttctataaattctCCTAATACCTTACCTGTGGAAGCCCACGTTTCTTAGCCCTCATTGATACCTTAGAGGAATCTGCATTAAGCATTCTACCATATTCTTCACAATGTTCTTTATCCTCTGCCCAGATATAACCTTCTCTGAGAGACCAATCCATTCCCATTTCTAAGGCTTCTTCTAAATCACGTGCGTTCATGGGTATGATTCCTTTTGAACCAACACCAACAGGAATGTGATCAAACATGCTCTGGGCAAGTTGTTCCTAAAAACAACTACTGGTTTATTGTTTTTTCCTATgacataatttcattaaaacataactgataaaaaataataccTTCACAGGTAAAACATCCTCTTCGAACAAGTTAGTTCTTAATAGACGTACTCCACAATTTATGTCAAATCCGACTCCACCAGGTGATACTATAGATTTTGGGTCATTCATATCAAATGCTGCCATGTTACCAATTGCAAAACCATATCCAGAATGTACATCAGGCAATCCAACAGACTTCCAAACAATACCAGGAAGAGCAGCAACATTGGCAATCTGTTTCATACCTGGGAGAAACCCACCCACTGCTCCTGGTCTGCATGCATTTTTTAACTCGTCAAACATTAACCGTTCTAACGTGttatttacataaaaaacaCCTTCAACCTatgaataaagaaatatttaatacacatGAGAAGATAAAATACGATTAACAAAT encodes the following:
- the RtcB gene encoding rtcB RNA ligase, producing MVVRQYQEELKYLEKITETCWRIKKGFQPNMKVEGVFYVNNTLERLMFDELKNACRPGAVGGFLPGMKQIANVAALPGIVWKSVGLPDVHSGYGFAIGNMAAFDMNDPKSIVSPGGVGFDINCGVRLLRTNLFEEDVLPVKEQLAQSMFDHIPVGVGSKGIIPMNARDLEEALEMGMDWSLREGYIWAEDKEHCEEYGRMLNADSSKVSMRAKKRGLPQLGTLGAGNHYAEIQVVDQIYDKWAACKMGIEEKGQICVMIHSGSRGFGHQVATDALVQMEKAMKRDNIETNDRQLACAHIKSQEGQDYLKAMAAAANFAWVNRSSMTFLSRQAFAKQFRQSPDDLDMHVIYDVSHNIAKIEEHMVDGKQKTLLVHRKGSTRAFPPHHPLIPVDYQLTGQPVLIGGTMGTCSYVLTGTDQAMKETFGSTCHGAGRALSRAKSRRNLDYTDVLEKLERQGISIRVASPKLVMEEAPESYKNVTDVVDTCHAAGISRKCIKLRPIAVIKG